The segment ctGGTGAATTcagttggagtttagtatttaaacaatcgtatcgccgttctagttctagcgatgcataacttcaatgcgaaaccatacaacagcagaggaaatgagaatgctttcctccaagcgatgaagctcaactggatggggtatcccaccaacagagagcgccaccagcttttttgctatttttagaatgcatgagtcgtttgccgtctgctaaacgaagtctttctatattccgtttaggtagagtgcttgagtcgtttagaagccgtttagtggtcgtttagtggatttgtggcacttgggtgatcatctcagttgtgtacgtgatctgatttgagcttcatttcagtcatgagtgttgaaGATTGAAACAGTGGCTTTTttcagcactgttcacagccagaaaaaatcatgataatgcttgtgccggcattaagctaagcttgtcagtcagagtatcgcgttggaatcaagaattcacatgtcgtgttcagcatgtcatggcgcacttttattgactatcagtaatgagcatcaagctacttcggatatgttcattgttttcgttggtgaaaatctcgtgatactcatgacattttgcagcactggtacagtgtatctcggggaccacCTGTACTAAGTTAATTGTTAATTGCGCCATTGTGGGAGACTACTGTCAATCCTTGCATTTTTCCAAATTCGGGTAAGTCAGAAAACTATATGCAGCATTGTATATGCAAATCATTTTAGTCCGTTCCAACACTTATTTCTGCTAAATGATAACTATTAACTGTGCAAATCAAAATCTTTGCATCGCCAAATCGTCGTATCTCGAGGGTCCCATGTACCACAATCAGCCAACTTAAAATACCCCAAAATTACCTACCTCAAAATGGTCCctgcaaggtgtgtttattaagaaggtgaattattagcgcgtttttcgggcgccatcattgagtattgttatgtcaaatcgcatacaattttctatacccccctccagccctccccgattttaataccgtagcccccagtattgttatgtcaagtcgtgaaatgtcaatttgctctgaagcacttcacctccgaatatccatacaccttgggtcCCTGTTGCGTTGCGTCATTTTTGACAAGTGCCCTGTTTGCTACTTGGGCGCAACGCTGACTTTGAAAGCAAACTCAAATTCAACGATAAAGCCACCAGTACGAAGTACGAAGCGGTTGCCGGTGTTGGCTAAGTAAATACGAAATTGTCTTTTCACGTGCGAAACGATCATTACCCCGTTTGTTCTACTTTATATCGCAGGCTGCGGTGGTGCTAAAGACAAGCACGGTTGCAGTTTGTGTTTGACCATCCGGTAAGCGACTTTGGAATTCGCGACGATGGAGATGTTTCCAAGCGATGGGGAATCGAATGAGGGGCAGGAAAAGCTTAACAATCCATCTTCCGATTCGGGTGATTCCGGGTTGGCCGAGGATGATTCCAAGAAATCGAGCTCTTCAACGGACACCAGGCCTAGAACGAATCTCGGTAAGAAAAGACGCCATTGCGTCGGCGTGATCACTTCGCCCTGCTGGATGCGCAAGGCTGACGAGACCTGCCGCCAAATGTTCCCTTCGGTGCGTCGTCGATGACACTGCAATGGcctgtatcgttttttttcagaCTTCGAAGCAAACCATCTTATGGATGAGATGCTGCATAACATTCCTAAAAGTGAGTAGAAACGGCATTACTCATACGCCCAGGAGCACCCGGGTGCCCATGTTGGAAAATTTGCAGAACGCACGACACATGCTGGATGATGTTACATAATGGGAGATGACGTTCGGATGACGTTTGCATTCAATAGGTCAGCTGTTCAACtttgttttgtctttgttTTGTCTTTCAGAGTCATCTCGAGTGGGCTCTGCGTATCAGGCCGACATTCCCGAGTTTGTACCGCCTGACAGGCGCCGGTCGGAAGAGCGACAGAACGAGCCAGAGGTGCCATTGTGGGTTCCGCAGGAAAACATACCGGAAGCCGCATGTAGGTCCTGCCAACCGTAGCAGCGGTGCGCCTTCCCTGCTAATTGGACTAACTCCTGCTCCTTACTCTCTGTTCCAGTGCAAGAGTTTTTAACCGTTGCCAAAGGAAGACATAGCTTCAACGAAGAGCAGGCGATGGCGCTGCTGTACCGGGAAGGCTACAATCTGGAACGGGCATACCACGCTTTACCCACCTACATAGTCCATCATGAAACGTGGGCCGAGGAGCAGCGTGTACTGTTTGCGGAAGCGCATTACTTTTATGACAATAACTTTCACCTCTACCACCGCATTGTAAGCAGGAGCCTCCCGGTGTTTGAGAATTATCTGTGTTCATCTATTTCTTGTCCTGTTCTCGTAGCTCCCGAACAAATCGCTCCACAGTATCGTGCAGTATTACTACAAGTGGAAGAACGATCCGACTGCGCCGAGAATGAAGTCAAAAAtcttaaaaaagaaaaggagagCCGTTTCGGCACTAGGCAGAGGCTCCGCTTTGCTGGTAAGTGCTGCATGCAGTCTCTACAGTTAGTCGTTTCGTTTGCTCACGAGGTCGATCATGCTGCATTAGATGATTGTTTTATCACACTGCACACCTTTCTGCTTTCTTACCGTTCCGTGTAGCCATCAACGAGCCGTGCGGGTATGCACGGCGATGGTGCCGGGACCAGCGGTGGAAACATTCCGAACGGTGAAACAGGTCCCAGCACCAATGGTCCCGTCCACGGCGAGAGCGAAGAAGGCGACGGGATGCCATCACGCGGCGAAGATCATCATCGCCGCTGAAGGATCTACCATCAATCGCTTAcactttcattttctttacattttcATCGTATACCTAATTTATTTGCTGTAGCATCACACAGCTATGTATTGTGCGCCAGCAACTGCCTATCGCATGGGGGGAAAAACTACACTTAGCGGAGAAATTATAACAAAGGCTGTCCCATCCAACGATATGGCCATTTGAACACAACTTGCCAAACTGGTTAGATGTTTGCGCAGCTTTTTACTCTTGACTAGCGATGGCTTTAGATCATTAGTTGCAGTAGTCGTTTGTAGCCcatataaaaaaaggaagcgaaGCACAGCGCGATAGCTCGGTAGTAATAACAAAAAGGAGGAGTGGCTGCTACGGGTGAGatttaaaaaggaaaaacagctaccagcaaaacagaaattaGGAGCTGTTGCGCGTGTGTGCCTTATTAGTAAAGATTCGACATTTCGGTGCGATGTGTCTTCTGTGCCCGACGGCGGGCCAGGTTAAACGGCAAACGAAGTTACATTTTTAAACTATCAAActaattttcaaaacattaaaaaaaagcgtCCGCTGAACCTTATTTTCGGCCTTCCGGCCAGAGCAAACCAGTGACAATCTATCAATCCACCATTCGATGTCGTTAGTGTTGCCGTATCGCGTTCACCGTTCGAACTATCATTACATTCGTCGCGCTATCTATTATGGAACTCCGGGGGTCACCCATCTAGCTGGATTAGATGCGATTATCCTGGTGTTCCCGGTGCTACCCCGGAACACGGTTGGTTCGTTGGTTCCTCAGCTCGAAAGGCGGTTTCCGCTTCTTGTCGCCGAGCGCTGGTTCGGATAATCGTTATCTAAATATGCTGCTAAGCAGATTATGTTGGCTGCCGCAAGCTCCCTCACATGTGTAAGTCCATCTGTGCGAGCCGTTTCGGTTACTTATGTCGACGTATGCTCTTTTCGGCCCTGCTGCTTTCTTGGGCGGGAGGGTGAACTATTGCGCACCATGCCGTGCTGCGTCAATCCTGTCGTCCGTTCGATTGGGTTCCGagtgggatgtttttttttctcttactGCTCGCCCATAGAATACACGTGAGATTTTGTGGTAAATATTACATGCGCTTTTGCCGGTGGAAGGAAAGCATACTTTCACCACCGAGCAGCTTAGCAAGGAGCTCGGTACCAGTGAACTCTGTGCAGGTAGTGCTGCTGAGAAGGGTGAACGTTTTAGTTGCGTGGAGGGGGAAAATTGATAGCTCTGCTGTCAAAGTCGTCGAAGACGCGTGTTACGTGAGCGGTCTTTTGGAGGTTATGCCGAGCTTTCTGTTCAGGTGCGGTAAACTTGTAAGATATGAGAGCCAAATTTATTTGTAATGTTGTTTCCGTTTCGTTATTAACACAATGTTActaatttatttaactattttaGAGCGCATGGTTCTGGCAATGATTGCTGATCGTTTATAACGGTTCGATGTGTTCTCCTCGGTTTCCGCAGCCTGGTGATACTGTTCTTCAGACAATTCTTGCTGAGTATGATCGATTTCATGTACTTCATCCAGCTTAGGTTTTATTGGTATTCGTTCATATGAGCATCGTCTTCTTTGACGCACCTTGTCATGCAGGTTCCTGAAATGACACTGTTCTTAGAACTATTGTCTCCTCCGTTTAATCCTCAAGTCAACGATAGTTTTGTCACTTCAAATACTTCAAATATGGTTATAGTCATTGCAAGCGTTTGTTTTGAATAAGCGAGTTTGTTATCATTGAAAAAAGACGGATTTAGTACTCTTTTGGTTACGAATTTGCCTTTCAAAGTAGATGCTCCAACAAGTCGCAAGCTCAAACGATATCTGTTTGTGGATTAGATCCATTCGATGACGCGCTTTGTTTTGCGCGGTTAGATACCCACCTGTTTGTAACCTCGTCTTTAGTGACGTGGCATTAGGAGTTCGAAACTTTTACTGAAAGCATAGGCTCATCGAGTTGTCGCGATACTTAGAGATGATATTTCTAAAAGATAATTAGAGATAAATACTGTAAGTGTGTCTCTTCCAATTATTTCCTACCGAACCTTGTCTGAATATTGGGAATCATTTAATGAGTCCTTATAAACTTGTTTACATATTGGGGCCCAAGCAGTACCGTGTATCACCGGTTGTATCAATGTCCCTCTGCACAATGTACCTGCAGGTCTTGCGTGCTAATGTCGTTTTCTAACGGTACGATTATTTCAAGCTAGCAGAAATCCTCTCCTACCTTGACCTCTGACTATCTGCCGATAATGTCGAAGTCATCTTCTCCTTTGAGAGCAATGCTGAAGAGTAGATAGGAGAGTTCGTTAATCTCCTAGATATAGATCCGCTTCTAAAGAAAGCGGTATGATATTCCACAGCTCATTTCGATCTATACTATTGGAGGTCGTCTTGAATAGGGTATGGATTTGGCGCTCAGGGTACTTCTGAAGCATCTGCTTGAGAGTAAAGTGTTTGTTGGTACTAGATCTGTCGCCAACTTACCTACCTTGAGTAGCTGCCGACGAATTTGGAGCAAAAGGTTTAGGATGGAGACCTCAACTAGCTCAGCTCTTCCAGTAATCGGAGCAATCTGGACGGTTTCTTGCGACTGAGGTGTTCTTTAGTGTCTGAGGCTGTCTGAAAATCAAATGAGCTAGTATTCAAACGTACCGTCTGTGGGAATACTACTGCTGTTGAATATCTTACTGGCGATGTTCCACGCCATCAAGTCAATTCTAGTTAGAATGTTCATAAACCGTGAACCGAGCACTCTCCTGAGCGCTATAGCTTCTTCAATAATTGTAGATCATTGGGGGTGCAGTAACGTGTAAGATttccaaatcaaaacaaacggtTCAGATATTGCCAGCGCTTCCCTAGCCCTAGCGCGTGTACCGAGTAATGCTAAATCCTAACAGGATTACAGCAAACCGAGGTTCGAGTCAAACGATTCCGATTGCTTTCCGTGCTGTAGACGCGTGCTGCATTTGTCGCTTTGGCGACTGCACTTACCGCGCCCCGCGTGAAGAAAGTGTGAAAAAGCGCGGTGCTGAGGAGCgggtggaaataaaaatacaatcatTGCTCATTCAGCCACCGCTGGTAGCGCACACCGCGGCCCGGCATGCTCACCGATTGGATGGTAAAACGATAGCCCGCAGCTAGAGGGCTGCTGCCTAGTAGGGCAACCTGAACCGAACCGGGTATATGCATGCAAATCCATGTCCGTACGAAACATTGATGATGTTCCTTTTTGATTGGGGCGGGATCGTTTTGGGTGATTCCGTACGCTCTGTGATTGTAATACCctaaaaaacatacacacacacacacacactcacacacagtgGGTGAGAGAGCAAGTAAAAGGTGAATGTGTATGGGAGGGACGGCGGGTTGTCTTTGGCACAGGTTTTTGGAAGCACTCGCGCACGGATCTCGGGACCGAAGCAATCGAAATTCATTCACCAgcaacacacacccacacacgtgGCCGCCAGGTGTAGCAGCTGCACCGAATGTTCCAATATTGTGAATTGCGAAATTTGGCTTCATTGGAAAATATGTAACCGAGAGCGTTACAGCACAACCGGGTCGTGAGGGCGATTCCTGCTCGACGTTTAAAACCGACGCTCATGCCCGAGCGGGAGAATTTATTTCACCCGGCTGAGAAAATCATGCCGAaagccagcaaaaaaaagggcggATGGAAACGCAGCAGGGCACGAGCCCACTTCAGTACGCAACGGTGGACCGAACACGCAGATTAAATCGCACGGAATCGATTGCTAGCTCCCTTACGGTGGAGGATTCCGTCAACGTACGCGCTGCTGCACGGTTAGCCTACCTTTCGGGCGCCACTAAACAGCTCGGGCGCGGCCGCCGTTAAGCACAAAGCACGGGCAAAAGCCAaacgatatatatatatatacatttgTTACCCCCCAGCCAATGTCCCCGACTCACCTGGGCTGGACTCGCTGGACGGTCCCTCGATGGGAGCAAATACATTTTCGGTAAAGAAAAGCTGCTCTGTTGGAACACAAAAaccccacactcacacacaaactcacacaaaaaacacccgGTAATGCAGTGgagcgaaaaaataaaactataaaGCACCTGCTTTCGCTTgttggcgcacacacacacccacacacaacgCAGATCGATcgcggatgcattgcacacaaCCCCTCGCCTGGCGAGATGCTGTTGGGAGCGGGAGTGCactaaattgaattaaatttttccttcccttcggTTTCGGTCGCAATGTGGGAGGCGACGAACTGTCATCTTTTCGCTTCCTGCACCCACCCGCCCATCCCACGGGTGTCATTATTATTTCCTCACTGATTGCTATTGTGGTCGGCCCCGGCGAGGTTCGCTTCCTGCTCGCTTTCTGCTCTGGATACTGGTAAAATGTGACATTACTTCCGGTCCCATGATGATCGGGACCAAGACATGTTTATTGGGGTGACTTTGATAGCGTGCCCTAATGTCCCTGCCCGACGGGAAGGGAGGATAATAGCCGTACCACCACCCAATAATCCCAGAGATAACGATAGCGCTTCCGTTGGCCTTCGGTCTTTTGTTTGGGTGGTAGTAGTTCGTCGTCTTGTCGTGGAAGGGGGCCCCAAAAATTGCACTTTCCCTCAATGCTGCATACCGGCACACTTCGATTGCATACTGGCAGGCGAGGCGGACAGGCAACACTTGGGTGAGCTCCTAAATCTATGCAATCGGCACGACAAAACTGTCTTATTGggaattattcatttttttcttcgagCGCCGTAAAGAGCGAAAGTGGTTTATGTTTCCCTACGCCATTATTTTCCTACACAAATCTTCTCTCCTCCTCCCACTGCCTGCAATAACAACAGTCGGAATGCCGGGAATACCTGCAGGCTTTATTGGACAGTTTTATGTGTGCTCCCgacatg is part of the Anopheles gambiae chromosome X, idAnoGambNW_F1_1, whole genome shotgun sequence genome and harbors:
- the LOC1272202 gene encoding REST corepressor 1 isoform X2 — translated: MEMFPSDGESNEGQEKLNNPSSDSGDSGLAEDDSKKSSSSTDTRPRTNLESSRVGSAYQADIPEFVPPDRRRSEERQNEPEVPLWVPQENIPEAALQEFLTVAKGRHSFNEEQAMALLYREGYNLERAYHALPTYIVHHETWAEEQRVLFAEAHYFYDNNFHLYHRILPNKSLHSIVQYYYKWKNDPTAPRMKSKILKKKRRAVSALGRGSALLPSTSRAGMHGDGAGTSGGNIPNGETGPSTNGPVHGESEEGDGMPSRGEDHHRR
- the LOC1272202 gene encoding REST corepressor 1 isoform X1, producing MEMFPSDGESNEGQEKLNNPSSDSGDSGLAEDDSKKSSSSTDTRPRTNLDFEANHLMDEMLHNIPKKSSRVGSAYQADIPEFVPPDRRRSEERQNEPEVPLWVPQENIPEAALQEFLTVAKGRHSFNEEQAMALLYREGYNLERAYHALPTYIVHHETWAEEQRVLFAEAHYFYDNNFHLYHRILPNKSLHSIVQYYYKWKNDPTAPRMKSKILKKKRRAVSALGRGSALLPSTSRAGMHGDGAGTSGGNIPNGETGPSTNGPVHGESEEGDGMPSRGEDHHRR